The Apium graveolens cultivar Ventura chromosome 10, ASM990537v1, whole genome shotgun sequence nucleotide sequence AGCTCTATAGCCCGTGTAATGCAAGGGCATGCTCTAGATTTGACGAATCGATATTATTTTAGTTATACTTTATGATAATATTTCATGTTATCCCCCTCCGAATGTTGATGGATTTATTTGTGTATATGAGTAGATTTTTATTGTGATGACATAGGTGTAATGGTATTTATATACAATTGACGTAGAGACAAGTGGCATTTCTTGTTTTCCACCGTTAAGGACGATCAATGGAagttttttagaaattttagtaATTGCCTAAACTAATGTACGATATAATTGTTTGTttacataaaattttattttataattgttatttgaattttagtattcTTCAATTTTAATTTCCGATCTTAGTAACTCTTTCCCCTCTCTcgaaaaatattaataaattcacgTCTCTCAACATACTAACATACTAGGCGCTTCTTGGTTGTATTTCATATGTAAACTTTACCaagattatttattttagttaatattaTTCGTTCACGTCATGATGACGCCGTAAAATACCAATGTAAACCAACATAATCATATATTTTATGACTTATGAAAACCATAAGTTAAAGGTTTTTTGCATAAATTAacacatagatatatatatatatatatacatatacatatatatgtgtgtgtgtctatatatatatatatgaaagtcctgaatttaatttttttgtgtaaatataagaatatatatatatatatatatattatatacatatatatgtctgtgtgtttatatatatatatataagccatgaatttattttttttgtaaatataagaatatatatatatatgtatatattatatatacatatatatgtgtgtgtgtgtgtatatatatatatatatatgaaagtcctgaatttttttttttgtgtaaatataagaatataacacttaaagtatgacatgattaaatataaatatttattcagTTAGAGATATAAATGGTTGTGATGAACataatcatatttaatatataaGTTTCTCTAGTTGatttgtttttaatatttaattcacAAATATTTATAATAGACTGTAATGTGATAAATATGGTATATGTCAGTCAACTGTGTGATTAAAGGTGGGTGTGAAGTGGGAGAGGAGGGATGTCATGATTGGGGTACGAAGCGAATGGGCGCTGTGCTGTTTTTCGGGGCGGGGCGAATAGAGACGAAGTATTCTTTACTCAAGTTTGAccaattaatataaataaataaattttattttaatagtaAGATTTTGTATGATTTTCgcatatttttttatatatatatattttttgtcaTTAAGATTAACGACGGAcaataatattttgtaaaaataaattttattataatttaaatgcACTACCACTTTTTTTATAAATAACATGATTTTGTGCTCAAATTTCTCATGTATTAATattgtttatttttttataataataataataaatattattattattattactataataataataataataataataattattattactataataataattattattattattattagaatttttaatatatatgtttTTATAGACCTGCTattcaaattaaatattttttattttttaatgaaatttaaaattattactattactattaataattatttttactttatatttaaaattcacttatttatattattaatttgataattaataatttatgtATTCTCGTCTTTAGAATTTAACTTACGTTAAAAATAAGTACAATTTTATTTTTTGTagacaaaaaaaattaaatcattaaCTAAAAGAGAAATTTCAATTTAATATTAGGTTTTTAATTATCGAAGCAAAAATAAAAAGGACAAGAAGACATGACTATTGCATGCCAAATAGAAAAACAAACTcaagataatataatatttttattgttTTGCTCTGATAAGAATCTGCTCTGAAAATATAACATCTCTAActaaattgttatatatatacacatgtacGTACATACGTACGTATGTTTGTATggatatatgtatgtatatatggaTACATGCATGCGTACAtgtatttatataataattagttataaatatatatatatatatatattaagtatgcaATAATTAATCGATATTAGTAAGTCACTTATGAGATAGTTTTTGTATTATATGATGCATACATGTATCTctataataattagttataaataaatatatatactaaGTATGCAACAACTAATCGATATTAGTAAGTCaattatgtattatatgaattcTTATGCAAGGATtctcatttaaattttttatactaattttttttaatagattgtgtaaattttatgaagaaattatttttaatgacttgcatattaatgatgttttaattgaggtaataaaaattacatgaataaattcgtattaaatatataataatgaattagttgcatattaatgatgttttaattgaggtaataaaaattacatgaatgaatcggtattaattatataataatgaatGAGCATTAATGGTTAAAACAAATCATGTATGGATATTAATTACtgtatttatgattaaatttgcTCATTGAACCCTCGTATTAGATATATAATAGATTTATAATGTTCAGTTGTCTTATTTACTTTAATAGCTTCTTAGAGACTAGTTTCTCAATACTTGATGCAAAGGAAAATTAAATAAATGGGTCAGTTCATATGGAAGAAAATTTGACAAAAacaattgattttttttttaaaaaaataattaaaataattattttgaaaattttagtTGATTGAATATCGCATCGGTTAAAATTGACCAACTTTTCAGAAAAATTGTCATCTttgttaattttatataaaattatactAAAATTATCTCTCACACATATCCATTATATTGATtaaattcaactaattatttatttagtattaATTTAAAATCCGGATCAAAAGTATACGTTTGTTTATTCAGATTAGTAGTATATATTATTTTCGTTTAGCCGACcgaatttttattttaatttaattatgttttaTAGTGGAGTAGAAATGTATGCAGTTTAGATTGGATCAGTTTTGAAATAAAAATCGAATTAAACCACGGAGAAATTTTCATCCGCAATCAAATTTGTGGTTGCAAATGTGGTTGTAGTTAACCGCGTCAACTGCGGTTATAAATTTACGATTATTGAAGTTCAACCAcctaatataaaatattaagaattacaaaaaaaaaattaaaacattaataAATCTAAATTCGAGGAGTTAACATTGAGAAATAAAAATTACAAGTCTCTGTTAATGAGTAATaactaatcataaaaaaaaatagtTTAGCTCTATGCGGCTAATAGAGTAAAGTGAGTAACGAGCGGTTAAGTAGTTACCGATTGACTTCGAACCTTGAGACTTAGAAGTAATGTACTAGCCTTGAAGTCATAAGAAAACGAGTGTTAATTTATTAatcttataatatataataataataataattttaacaAAATAGATATGTTGAATTATTagtttatatattattataaatatattttgtgATTCACGGTTTTGATTattctatttttaaaattttaaaatcgcATCCAAACGTAAATAAGTGATTACTAAAATTCCCATTTACAAAATATGGTTCGGTTGCAAGCGGTTAATGGGATGGAGCAGTTTTAAATTTTTTAGCCCGAATGATCAGTATATATTATTGCATTTTAACCCGATATTATTATCCCGATCGATGAATTACCagttcaataatataatttttaattcaaattaatattatttattattttgttttagtccGAAATCGATTATGCTGACCAATTCTAACTAATTatacttgatttgattttaaatttattttaaactcGACTGTTGGTATAATTTTACTTTAATCATGATAAATATTGTATATTATTTAGTCTTATTTCAAGGTAATTATATCGACAAATGAATTATCTCTGTTTAGGTTTTGGAAAAAGAATGACATGAATGAGAAGGATAAAAAACAATCTTGTGtattatataaatcaaagcacGGTTTGGTTTAAGCGACTgtcaaaatttaaatattttgGCATATAATGTATGaatgttttatttttaatttagcAAATGTTTATTAATTTGTTATACTTAAAAAATCGAATTAAAGTTCAagcaaataaaataaaaaactgatttttgtttttatttttttcgaATATATCTCTAATTTTATAAATCATATATTTTGATGAAGCAAAACTCACGAATTAATATTTAACTAAGTAATAGTTTAAAACTTTTGTCCAACAAATATTATCCTGCAAAAAATAATAATTGTGAGGATTGcattattatttattcagttttaTATTATATATGTCATTTGAATATATGAAGTTGATATGGACCATATGGTTAGTCcgaaattataaaataatatgaatatatttatagtGTTATATTAAAGACGGAATAATAAAAATTTGGTTGGTAGTCGGTCTGATCACCGTAATTATAgcaatatttaaaataaaacactcacataaatagattaatatttacaataaaattatataaatacaaataaaattataatatgtctaataAACTTTGttttaaacaaaaaaaaatatatataatattcatcCGGACcgggctaaacaaaattatacaaTTGATCCAATATGAAATACAAATTAAATATAGACTACATACAGTTAGTTGGATATGCAGTATTgcactaaaacaaaataataaagaCTAATAAAAATCTGAAAGAAAATTCATTTGATCGATAAaggttgactcagttggttaaaaaaTGGATAACTATCATCTTGGTCCCAGATTCGAATCCCCACGCGaagagaatttatgattatgcctcctgagtcaaGCCCGTCGCTTAATtgcggtttatcttggttcacgttGGGTGAGCCCGTAGGATTTATCTAATGCGCACTCGAAAGGGAGCGGTCACGGGTTACCTACGAAAAAAACAATAAACAggttaaaacaaaaataaatttttgaaagaaaattcGTTTAGCTCATTTAATGTCAGCAGACTAAAACAAAACTAAATATATAATTGATTCGGTCTTAGCGAAAATAATATTTACCTATTTACcccgggctaaaataaaattaaacaaaaaattaaatataattagctAGATTTGGTTGATATAACATGTCTGAAGCTAAAATCAAGATTTATCACCtcaggctaaaataaaataataaatattaccGATCAAACTAATAAAATATTTACTGAACCCGactaaaacaaaaataaaatttaaaatgtaATAAGTTGATCGATAATATGTCGATcacacaaaaataaaaaatattagctatttggttaaaaaaaatattcaccaaaaactaaaatataattaaaaataaattaaatataattagttgttTAATACAACGGGTTTGAGGCTAAAACAAAATAACGTATAGTATTTTTCTACGCTAAaaacaaataaattaaaattaaataaatctGAACTAAAATAAATCTGAAGATAATTAGTTGGATGTGGTCGATATTATATAATTCGTATATTATTAATGTGAGCTAAAATTTactttttaattaaaatataattacaTTTCATAAACACGCCAATAAATATCGGGGAACTATATCTTTCAATTAGCCTTATTTTTTAAACCTAAAATATCACTAAATTATACACgtgtatatttaaaattattatcaaatcacattattaaaattttctaataaataaattttagagcttaaaattttcacttaaaattaaattcaaaaattatataatattaaaaataattcgCGTATCGCATGAGTTTTAGGCTAGTGATTTATTTATATATGAAATATACTAATAAATGAGCTTTTATATGATGATGGGACATATTAATTTGATTGGTTTCGAAGTAAAATCTGCAGGCATCGAGTTAAAAATTATActtttgcaaaaaaaaaaaatcgTTTTTTTGAAAAACCACATTTTTTAGTATTATTTTGCTCGTCTTCTTTGTTTGGCAATCGACAAGGGTTAAGACTTGAGAATAACCAAGTAAATCCAACTTTACTACCAAACACAAAACCCCACTTACATTCACCATCTTATGTATGACAATCAACTGTCTTCACACCACTTCTTGCAGTTATCTCCTTCACACTTTCAAGCGGGAAAGTTTCTTCTTTTAAACACCCACCTTTCCTTTTATACCCTtcacatatacatacaaacatGCTTACGTATCTCATCTTTATATGTGTTTTATTCAACCCAAATGCAATTAGTGTGAAAGGCCTTAATATGCAAAAGGGTTCTTGGTTTTATTAACTATAAGCCTCTTTTCTTGATTCTTGTTTTTTAGGGTTTTATAATTTTATCCTGTTTTTTCATGTTTTCTTGATTATTTAGCTTTATTTATGTGATTTTGCAAAAGGGTTCTTGATTATATAAACTACAAGCTCTTATATTAGGCTTTATCTGTTTTTGTTTTAGGGTTTTATTATTATATCTTGTTTTTTATGTTTCTTGATTATTTAGCTTTTTTTATGTGATTTTGGTAAAGATTTGAACTTATGTGATTTTATGTCTTTTTGTGATTGTGGGTATTTTTATAAGTATGTGTTAATGTATTTTATGTGAATCTTGATTCAGAACCCTAATGATTAGTGATAAAAGAGGCGATTAAATCAGTTTTCGGGATAGTAATATGGAAGATCAGGCTTTGAGGTTATCACGATACAATGAGAGTTTAGGGAATAGGAATTCTACTTCTATGAAGTTTGATTGGATGCAACTCTTAGGTGACCCCGGGAAATCAGGTAGTAATGATAAGGCGGGATTGGGTAGTAATAACATGGGTAGGAGTTTAAGAGAATGTGATTTAGAAGATAAGGTTGCTAGACTGAATTCTGGCAGAAGAAATGATGGGGAAAGTGAATTTTCGGGTTTGAGTGGGTTTGAGAGGAAGCCGGGGGATGAGAATCCAGGACCTCGTCTTGCATTGTCATCACGGAGTTTAGGTGACCCTGTGAAACCAGGTACTAATGATAAGAATCACATTGTAAAAGAACTGGATTTAAAAGTTTGTCACGGTGTTAAGGCTACTAGATTGGATTCTGAGAGAAAACATTATAGGGAAAGTGAGTATTCTGGTTTGGGTCGGCTTGAGAGGAAGCTGATGGATGACAATCCCATACCTGGGGTGGCATTGTCATCACGGGGTTCAGATGAATCAGTTGTTCATAAATCATTATCAGGAGGGAAGTACGAGGAAGAAAATTCTTCCATGAGGCATTCACGAGATGATAATAATTGTATGGAATTGTCAAGGGCCCGTCCAACTAATTTTGGCACAGGACCTTTGACATTACCGCAGAGGGAATTTCCTGGTTCACTTGGAAGCAATCCTCGTATTTCTTCTGGTAGAGATAGGTTTAATGTTGAAATGATAGATTCAACTATTATCCATGATGCACTTGATGGTAAACTCTGTGGCAAATCTAGTATTACTAGGACTTATATACCTGCGGATAATATCCCTGTTGGAGAAGAACACGAGTATGATACTTACGATGAAAGTTGGAGAATGAAGAGCGGAAATGTGTTTCGAGAGTCTGATGATTTTCATGTAAGCGCTAGTGTTGCTGATGATTATAGCCATGACTATTTTGATTCTTCTGTAGACAAACTCGATAAATGCTATGATGAAGAACTGTCTGGAGAGAATAGGGTGTGGTACAGCGATTCTTATTTTGGAGGAAATAAGATCTTAGGCAACAATGATCTGAACATGTCACCCACAGAAAAATGGTATAACGACATTGTGGATCTTAGAAATACTTATGAAAGAGAAGAACACTATTTTAACCAGAGAAGCCCTCTTTCAGGAGATGATCACTGTAATGAGAGATCAGAACTGTCACCATGGAGTGAATATGGTCAACATAGTGTACCTTGTGATCACGGAAGTCTTTTATTGGAAGAAGGTCATACTTATGAAAGATCAGGGACATTCCCGTTCATGGAAAATGATATATATTTGGATGAATCTGCTGGTGATCTCCAGCAGAGGTTGGCAGAGAGTGACTCATGTTTGATTAATGAATCATCGCTATTGCTCAAAAGAAAACA carries:
- the LOC141689431 gene encoding uncharacterized protein LOC141689431; this encodes MEDQALRLSRYNESLGNRNSTSMKFDWMQLLGDPGKSGSNDKAGLGSNNMGRSLRECDLEDKVARLNSGRRNDGESEFSGLSGFERKPGDENPGPRLALSSRSLGDPVKPGTNDKNHIVKELDLKVCHGVKATRLDSERKHYRESEYSGLGRLERKLMDDNPIPGVALSSRGSDESVVHKSLSGGKYEEENSSMRHSRDDNNCMELSRARPTNFGTGPLTLPQREFPGSLGSNPRISSGRDRFNVEMIDSTIIHDALDGKLCGKSSITRTYIPADNIPVGEEHEYDTYDESWRMKSGNVFRESDDFHVSASVADDYSHDYFDSSVDKLDKCYDEELSGENRVWYSDSYFGGNKILGNNDLNMSPTEKWYNDIVDLRNTYEREEHYFNQRSPLSGDDHCNERSELSPWSEYGQHSVPCDHGSLLLEEGHTYERSGTFPFMENDIYLDESAGDLQQRLAESDSCLINESSLLLKRKHDMEGISTNSYTGNTTSMNEGRGVKYHQHGAFEQVCAEDMDSFNLSKKRRYSHSQFTQPEQVSYRTTERHVTEHSSAGKDIMKRLGPRYQDIHGLPSHLHVNTPESSVRKRLGPVTTSRPSVLQRLGPGPRMNQAKVFQVKTQKSKKLYQRACYDENYLVPVEEASIADVISDSVEPLENSEEFKQLVRCAYFRFVKQLNENSSQRRRILEQGKAGRLKCLVCGSNSREFVDTKSLVVHTFYSIKGGLRALHLGFHQALCMLMGWKNKISDGRKWFCELLSDGEASSLKEDHIIWPPVVIIHNSSLNSNDFDERVIVSIEALASMLRGMGFVETIKVCRGRPANHSILAVIFNSTLSGLEAAERLHNFYSKTKHGRSDLEYIRSCSSSCSKEASRALEKKAEHVLYGYLGIAEDLDKLEYETKKRCLVKSKKEIQSIAMHP